Sequence from the Nitrospirota bacterium genome:
CATCCCGTTTGAGACAGCTACAAGGGCGTTGTTCCGCTTCATGCCAGTTGCAAACGCATTCATGTCATCAGAGGGAAATATGGCAACCTCGGGCATTCCTATGCCCGCCCTGGAAGCAAGTTCTCCTGTCGTTTTGACGAGCCAACGCTCTGTTTCACTTGCAGGCGAAGTGATCACCTGCGCCCTTGTAAGTCTCTTTGCGCTCCACTTCGAGAGCGCAAGA
This genomic interval carries:
- a CDS encoding M48 family metalloprotease, with translation MRRVLYFLITNLAIVIVLGIVLRILGVEPYLTAYGLNYQSLLIFSAVFGMGGAFISLALSKWSAKRLTRAQVITSPASETERWLVKTTGELASRAGIGMPEVAIFPSDDMNAFATGMKRNNALVAVSNGM